The genomic segment TTCCACCATAACAATCTGCTTCAACTAGAATTTGAAAATTTGCTTTTAAAACTGTTTCAAATAAAAGTGCAACTGAAGCGATACCAGTATGTGTACAAACACAACCAGCTCCACCTTCTACTTGCGTAAATAGGTTTTCAAGCATTTCTCTTGTTGGGTTATCACTTCTTGTATAGTCATAAATCTTATCTCCATCTTGCTTTTTTAAATCAAAAGTTCCCGTATTATAAATAGGAAAGTGTGAAGCACCTGCTACATCTTCAAATGGAGCAAATTTAGCTATATGGCTTAATGAGGTTTCAACATGCAAATCTTTCATAATAGTCCTAGTTTTTTCGTGGATTATAGCTAAAATTTTCTAAGAGTAAATATATAGTAAATACAGTTATAATTTTTACTTATACTTGAAGGTAAATAAAATTAATTCTTAGAAAAAGTTAGATAATATAAATTAAAAAATTATGGTGTTGTATGATAAATGAACTAAAAAGGCTTATTGAAGAAAAAAAAGTTATTCCTTTTGTTGGTGCAGGTATTTCTAAAAATATAAAATATAAAGATGGCTTAAATGCTTTTTTTGACTGGAAAGAGTTACTTATTAAACTTAGTGAAAAAATAGAAAAAGAAAAGCAAAAAAGTGCGATAAAACTTTTTTTAGAAGATGAACACTGTGATTATTTAGAAATTGCTGATATGATTGAAAAAAGAATGTCAAAAAATGATTTCAATAAAGCATTAAAAAAAGTTTTAGATATAGATTACAATACTATTGATGAAACTACATATGATTTACCAAAAGCTATATGGAACCTTAATACAAACCTTATTATTACAACAAACTATGATAAGGTTTTGCATAAAGCATGTGAAGATGAAAACTTATCTCATTGGGATATTCAGTCAAAATATGAGCAAGCTAACTTAGGAAGAGATGGGGTTAATAAGTCTACAGTATGGCACTTACATGGATTTGAAGATAACCCAGATGATATAATACTTACTTCAAAATCTTATAATGATTTTTATACAGAAAATCCAAATGAGAGTAAACATAAATCTGCTTTAGAAGCTTTAAGAACTACAATTAATACTAAATCACTTTTGTTTATAGGTTTTAGTTTAGATGATGATTTTTTTGTAAAACAGTTAAACAGAACTGTTGAAATATTTGGTGGAAATTCACATGAACACTATATTCTTTTGAAAAAAGGTTCAAGACCAAGTAATCTGAATGAAAATATAAAAGTAATAGAGTATGAAAATCATGGTCAACCTTTAATAGATAAAATAAACTCTCTTAAAACTCAAATAGATATAGATATTTCTTCTGAAAATAAAAACAGTTTTAATGCACTAACTTCTCTACCTGCTGAAAATAAAGATTATTTTATAGGAAGGCAAGAAGAACTTGAAGAGATAAAACAAAGGTTAAGTTCTGATAGTCTAACTTATATAGTGAATGGAATAGGAGGAGTAGGTAAAAGTGAAATTTCTTCAAGATATTTTCATGAAAATAAACACAATTATAAAAATGTAGCTTTTATAGAGGTAAGCGATACTTCATCAATAGAAGAGTTATTTAAAACAAAACTGAAAGAAAAATTGTCTTTAGAAGATGAAGATGATTTTGATACTATTATTCAAAGACTTCAAAGTCTACCTCAAAAAAATCTATTGTTTCTTGATAACCTAGAAAAAAGAGAAGATTTTGATAAAATAAAGCCATTAAATACAAATTTTGATTTATTGATAACTACAAGAATTACAGATATAGATGTAAAAAACCAATTAAATTTAGATACCTTAAATCCCAAAGATGCAAAAGATTTATTTTTAAGTATTTATAATAAAGATGAAAATATTTCAGATATCTTAGAGTACTTAGATAATCATCCTTTATTTATAAACTTAACAGCAAGTTCACTAAAAAGAGAATACATTGATTTAGAAGAGTTAAGAGAAAGTATAACAAATCAAACTGTCTCAAAAATTGACTCAAAGGATAATAAAACTTTTGAAGAACATTTACAAAATACATTCAATAAACACTTCGTATCTGTAGAGAAGGATGAATTAAAATATCTATTACAGCTCTTAGCCTTTTTTCCATCTCTTGAAATAGCGTATGAAGTATTAGAAAAATGTTTAGGTATAGAAAAGTTAAAAGTAAAACTTCAAAAGCTAGTAGAAAATGGTTGGTTAAATAAAAAAGACAATACTTATAAGCTTCATCAGATTATTAAAACTTTTATTTTAGATAACTATAAATTAGAATATGATGATGTTTCATTTGTAATAAAAAATATTGGTGAGTATATAAATCCAGATGATAGTACACTTATTGCTAATAAACTAGGTGCTTATATTCCAATAATAGAATCTTTTTTATCTTTATATTCTCATATAAAAAATGAAATAACTTGTGCTTTATATGACTCTCTAACTAATATTTATTATTCCCAAGGTTTATATGATAATGCATTTTTTTACCAAGAAAAAGTGTATGAAATAAGAAAAAGTATTTATCCTGAAAAGTCAGAGTTTATTGCTAAAAGTGAAATTTTGTTATCTATTATTTATCACGCTAAAGGAAAATTAGATAAGGCTTTAGAATTTCAAAATAAAGCATTGCTATTAAGTGAAGAGATATTAGGAAACAAACATCCACTTGTAGCAACTGGTTATAATAATATATCCTTAATATATCAAGCTAAAGGAGAGTTAGATAGAGCTTTAGAATTTCAAAATAAAGCATTGCTATTACGAGAAGAGATATTAGGCGAGAAACATCCAGATGTAGCAACTAGTTATAACAATATGTCTACTATTTATCAAGACAAAGGAGAGTTAGATAGAGCTTTAGAGTTTCAAAATAAAGCATTGCTATTGCGAGAAGAGATATTAGGCGAGAAACATCCAGATGTATCGACTAGTTATAACAATATGTCTACTATTTATCAAGATAAAGGAGAAGTAGATAAGGCTCTAGAGTTTCAAAATAAAGCATTATTATTAAGAGAAGATATATTAGGATATAAACATCCAGATGTAGCAAATAGTTATAATAATATATCTACTATTTATCAAGATAAAGGAGATTTCGATAAGGCTTTAGAATTTCAAAGTAAAGCATTGTTATTAAGAGAAGATATATTAGGATATAAACATCCAGATGTAGCTAATAGTTATAATAATATATCTATTGTTTATCAAGATAAAAGAGATTTAGATAAGGCCTTAGAGTATCAAAATAAAGCATTATTATTAAGAGAAGAGATATTCGGGGATAAGCATCCAGATGTAGCAATTAGTTATAACAATATATCTTTTATCTATAAAGAATCGAAAGAATGTAAAAAGGTAAAGGAAAATATTGAAAAAGCAATAGCTATTTGGAGTTTAAATTATTTTAATAAAAAAGAATTGTTCGTAGCTAAAGACCTTTTAAAAGAGGTTACTAATCATATAAAGAAAGAAAATAAGTTAAAATATAATAAAAAAGGCAGATACTGTAAGGATTCATAGAAGTGGCATTTCAGTAAGTAAAACTACTTACTGAAATACTCTTTTTCGTATGCTTTAAGTTGTTCGACACTTTTAATTCCGTATTCAAGAATTAAAAGTTTGCCATCTTTTAAGTATGCAAGAGCAGGAACTCCGAGTAAATCAAAGTGTTTTGCTATATTCATCTCTTTTCCTACATTTACTTTATAGATAGTTACATTTTCTTGCTTGTTTTTACTATACTCTTTTATGTTCCGACCCAGAACCTTACAAGCAGGTCAATATACACTATAAAAATCAATAATTACATTTTTATTTTCTAGTTTTTCTTCAAAATCTATCTCTGAAAGTTCTTCAAAAGCGAATAGTGAAGAAAAGCTAAATAAAAATAGAAATAAAAGTTTTTTCATCTTTTCTCCTTTTAATTTATTTTATAATGTAGCTTAAATTTGTAAAGTATTTGTTTAGTTAAATCAGATAAAAAATATCTTATTTTATAATTCCCAAAATATAAAGAGGTATTAATGAAACTAGATGAGCTAAAAGTAGAGTGTGATTATTTTGATTTTGATGAAAAGTTTTACCAAAAGGTTGAACCACAAGCACTTTATGATGCTCATCTAATTAGTTATTCTAAACAAGCATGTGATTTAATATCTCTAGATTACAGTGAGTGTGAAACACAAGAGTTTGTTGACTTTGTAAATGGAAAGAAAACTTTAAAAGGCTCAACTACTTATTCACAAGCTTATTCTGGACATCAGTTTGGATATTATGTTCCTCAATTAGGTGATGGAAGAGCTATAAATTTTGGAAGTGTAAATGGTTGGCATTTACAAACAAAAGGAGCAGGGCTTACAAGATATTCAAGACAAGGTGATGGAAGGGCTGTTCTACGTTCTAGTATTAGAGAATATATTATGAGTGAAGCTATGCATGCTTTAGGAATACCTACAACAAGAGCACTAGCAATTATTGGTTCAAATCATCCTGTTCATAGATCTTATGAGGAAGAAGAAACAGCAGCAATAGTTTTAAGAATGTCTCCTTCTTGGATAAGAATAGGAACATTTGAGTATTTTGCAAAACAAAAAGATACGAAACATTTAAAACAGTTACTTGATTATGTAATTGACAATAGTTATTCTCATCTAAAAAACTTAGACTATAGTTATGAGAGGTTTTATTTTGAGCTTGTAGATAAGACTTCAAAATTAATGTCTCAGTGGATGGCATATGGATTTATGCATGGAGTGATGAATACAGACAATATGTCAGTATCAGGACTTACAATTGATTATGGTCCATATGCTTTTATGGATAATTTTGAGATGATGTGTATTTGTAATCATACGGATGTAGAAGGAAGATACTCTTATAATAATCAGCCACATATCGCAAAATGGAATTTAGAAGTTTTAGCTTATGCTTTAAAAGATGTTTGCGACGTAAATAAACTAATAGAGTATTTACAAACTTTTATGTCAGCAAATCAAAAACACTACTTAGAGCTTATGAATAAAAGATTAGGTTTAGATGATAACCTAAGTGGTGATTCAAATTTAAATTTAGTAGTTTCATTATTAGAAGCTTTAGAAGTATCAAAGTGTGATTATAACTGCTTCTTCTGGGAACTTACAAATATAAATTCACTTGAAGACTTTTCAAATGTTTTAGATATAGTTCCTATTAGACAACCTTTAGAAGAGTGGTTTGAAATGTATAAAGATACTTGTAAAAAACAAAATCAAGACTTTGAGTCTATGAAAAAATTAATGAAAAAAACAAATCCTAAATATGTAATCAAAAACTATATGCTTCAAGAGTCTATTGAAAAAGCAAAAGAGGGTGATTTTTCTTTAGTAAATGATTTATTAAAAATTGCCCAAAGCCCATTTGATGAGCATAAAGAGTTTGAAAGATACTCAAAACCAACTCCTCAAGAACACGCAAACCTACAGCTTTCTTGTTCTTCATAATCATACCACTTTTTAGACATTTTTTTATAATAAAATAAAGACTAAACTTAAAAACTGACCATTGGTCAGTTTTTAAAAGTAATTTAAGTTCTATTTCTTTATACTTCTTTTTGAGTAATTGACCGACGGTCAGTCAAAAAGTTAAATTTTTGATTACTTTTTATCTGGAAGGAGATAAAGATTTGAGTCCTAGAAAAATAAATAAAGAAGAAAAAAGAAGAGAAATTGCACTTTCTTGCTCTGATTTAATCCATGAAGTAGGCATGAAAAAACTTACTGTAGCTGAGGTTGCAAGAACTGCAGGTATTGGTAAGGGAACTATTTATGAATATTTTGAAAACAAAGATGACATTATTTTTGAAATTATAAACATGCATATTGAACAGCATCATCAAGAGTTTACTAAAGAAGTTGCAAAGTTAAATACTATTGAAGAGAAATTTGAACTTTTTTTTGATTTTGTATTAAATGATACAGAAGAGAATATGAAACATTTCAATGGCTATAAAGAGTTTTTATCAATTGTTTTAGCAGAAGAGAACTTACCAATGAAAGAGTTTAATTGTGAGAAAAATGAATATTTTGGTGGAGAGCTTATTAAAATTTTAGAAGAGTCTATAAATAATGGTGAGATAAAAAAAGAAGCTCTTAATTTATCAGATGGAATTTTAACTTACCACAAAGGACTTGCACTAAGAAAAATGAGTCAAGCTAATTTTGATGTTAGAGCAGATTATGAAAGGTTTATTGGAACAATATTACAGTTAATTGAGATTAAAAAATGATAGACCCAAAATATAGAAGACTAACTTTTGCTTTTTTCATGTCTTTGTTTATGAGTTTTATTATGAGTATGGTGATCACATTCATTAATCTAGGATTTATTGATGGATTTATATTAAAGTGGATGGAAGCATTTGTAAAAGCGTTTGTATGTGCTTTCCCAATCGTATTTTTTGTAGCACCTATGGTACAAAAGATTACAAACAAGTTAATTAAAGAGGAAAAATAATGATAAAAAAATTGTTAAGTATAACTATTTTTTCTGCTTCACTTTTTGCAATGGGAGGTCCTTCATTAGTAGAGACTTCAAAGGTTGTAAAATCAGAGGTTAACCCGTTACAAGAGTTTGTTGGAACAATTAAGTTTGATAAAAAATCAGTATTAGCAGCACAAAATTCTGGTGTTGTAAAAGCAATTAATTTTGAAATTGGAGATAAAGTTAAGAAAAACAAAACTTTAGTTCAAATTGATGCTGATATTTTAAATGCACAAATTCAATCAGCAAAAGCAACTGCAACAAGTACTAAAAGAGATTATGAAAGATATACAAAACTACTTGAAAATAAATCTATTTCTCAAAAAGAGTTTGATGATATTAAAGTAAAGTATATTGCAGCAAAAAGTACTTTACAAGAGTTACAAATACAAGCAGTTAAGAAAAGAATCAAAGCTCCTTATAATGCTGTAGTTGTAGAAAGACATGTTGATTTAGGTGAGTGGGTAAATGCTGGAAGTCCTGCTGTAACAGTTGTGGATACTTCAAAAGTAGAGATTACTTTTAATATTCCTTTATCAGTTATAAATGGATTAAAGAAAAATGATATTTATGATGTAACAGTTGCAAATAATAGTTTCAAAGCAAAATTAATAGCAGCAATTCCAGCTGGAGATAAACTAACAAGAACTTTCCCTGTTAAATTTAAGGCTGATATTAAAGATGGTTTTGTTTTTGATGGACAAGAAGCAAAAGTAAGCCTTTCAAAAAATGGAAAAACAGAAGCTTTAGTTGTACCAAGAGATGCAGTTATTAAAAGATTTGGACAGAATGTTGTATTTACAATTACGGATAAGATGACTGCTCAAATGATGCCTGTACAAATTATAGGATATCTTGGAGATAAAATAGCAATTTCAGCACAAGGCTTAAGTGAAGGTATGGATGTAGTTAGCAAAGGAAATGAAAGAGTATTCCCTAACTCACCAGTAAAAGTATTAAATAAATAATAAGGTAAATAATGGATTTAATTAGGTTTTCAATAAAAAACCCCGTTACAATAATAGTTTC from the Arcobacter sp. F155 genome contains:
- a CDS encoding co-chaperone YbbN is translated as MGRNIKEYSKNKQENVTIYKVNVGKEMNIAKHFDLLGVPALAYLKDGKLLILEYGIKSVEQLKAYEKEYFSK
- a CDS encoding YdiU family protein, giving the protein MKLDELKVECDYFDFDEKFYQKVEPQALYDAHLISYSKQACDLISLDYSECETQEFVDFVNGKKTLKGSTTYSQAYSGHQFGYYVPQLGDGRAINFGSVNGWHLQTKGAGLTRYSRQGDGRAVLRSSIREYIMSEAMHALGIPTTRALAIIGSNHPVHRSYEEEETAAIVLRMSPSWIRIGTFEYFAKQKDTKHLKQLLDYVIDNSYSHLKNLDYSYERFYFELVDKTSKLMSQWMAYGFMHGVMNTDNMSVSGLTIDYGPYAFMDNFEMMCICNHTDVEGRYSYNNQPHIAKWNLEVLAYALKDVCDVNKLIEYLQTFMSANQKHYLELMNKRLGLDDNLSGDSNLNLVVSLLEALEVSKCDYNCFFWELTNINSLEDFSNVLDIVPIRQPLEEWFEMYKDTCKKQNQDFESMKKLMKKTNPKYVIKNYMLQESIEKAKEGDFSLVNDLLKIAQSPFDEHKEFERYSKPTPQEHANLQLSCSS
- a CDS encoding efflux RND transporter periplasmic adaptor subunit; its protein translation is MIKKLLSITIFSASLFAMGGPSLVETSKVVKSEVNPLQEFVGTIKFDKKSVLAAQNSGVVKAINFEIGDKVKKNKTLVQIDADILNAQIQSAKATATSTKRDYERYTKLLENKSISQKEFDDIKVKYIAAKSTLQELQIQAVKKRIKAPYNAVVVERHVDLGEWVNAGSPAVTVVDTSKVEITFNIPLSVINGLKKNDIYDVTVANNSFKAKLIAAIPAGDKLTRTFPVKFKADIKDGFVFDGQEAKVSLSKNGKTEALVVPRDAVIKRFGQNVVFTITDKMTAQMMPVQIIGYLGDKIAISAQGLSEGMDVVSKGNERVFPNSPVKVLNK
- a CDS encoding DUF2798 domain-containing protein, whose amino-acid sequence is MSLFMSFIMSMVITFINLGFIDGFILKWMEAFVKAFVCAFPIVFFVAPMVQKITNKLIKEEK
- a CDS encoding TetR/AcrR family transcriptional regulator, encoding MSPRKINKEEKRREIALSCSDLIHEVGMKKLTVAEVARTAGIGKGTIYEYFENKDDIIFEIINMHIEQHHQEFTKEVAKLNTIEEKFELFFDFVLNDTEENMKHFNGYKEFLSIVLAEENLPMKEFNCEKNEYFGGELIKILEESINNGEIKKEALNLSDGILTYHKGLALRKMSQANFDVRADYERFIGTILQLIEIKK
- a CDS encoding tetratricopeptide repeat protein, with amino-acid sequence MINELKRLIEEKKVIPFVGAGISKNIKYKDGLNAFFDWKELLIKLSEKIEKEKQKSAIKLFLEDEHCDYLEIADMIEKRMSKNDFNKALKKVLDIDYNTIDETTYDLPKAIWNLNTNLIITTNYDKVLHKACEDENLSHWDIQSKYEQANLGRDGVNKSTVWHLHGFEDNPDDIILTSKSYNDFYTENPNESKHKSALEALRTTINTKSLLFIGFSLDDDFFVKQLNRTVEIFGGNSHEHYILLKKGSRPSNLNENIKVIEYENHGQPLIDKINSLKTQIDIDISSENKNSFNALTSLPAENKDYFIGRQEELEEIKQRLSSDSLTYIVNGIGGVGKSEISSRYFHENKHNYKNVAFIEVSDTSSIEELFKTKLKEKLSLEDEDDFDTIIQRLQSLPQKNLLFLDNLEKREDFDKIKPLNTNFDLLITTRITDIDVKNQLNLDTLNPKDAKDLFLSIYNKDENISDILEYLDNHPLFINLTASSLKREYIDLEELRESITNQTVSKIDSKDNKTFEEHLQNTFNKHFVSVEKDELKYLLQLLAFFPSLEIAYEVLEKCLGIEKLKVKLQKLVENGWLNKKDNTYKLHQIIKTFILDNYKLEYDDVSFVIKNIGEYINPDDSTLIANKLGAYIPIIESFLSLYSHIKNEITCALYDSLTNIYYSQGLYDNAFFYQEKVYEIRKSIYPEKSEFIAKSEILLSIIYHAKGKLDKALEFQNKALLLSEEILGNKHPLVATGYNNISLIYQAKGELDRALEFQNKALLLREEILGEKHPDVATSYNNMSTIYQDKGELDRALEFQNKALLLREEILGEKHPDVSTSYNNMSTIYQDKGEVDKALEFQNKALLLREDILGYKHPDVANSYNNISTIYQDKGDFDKALEFQSKALLLREDILGYKHPDVANSYNNISIVYQDKRDLDKALEYQNKALLLREEIFGDKHPDVAISYNNISFIYKESKECKKVKENIEKAIAIWSLNYFNKKELFVAKDLLKEVTNHIKKENKLKYNKKGRYCKDS